The Halarchaeum grantii nucleotide sequence GAGCGCGGCGCGGTCACGCAGGTGTACGGGCCGCCGGGCGCGGGGAAGACGAACGTCGCGCTCTCGACGGCCGCGCACGCCGCCGCCGCGGGCATGACCGTCGTCTACGTGGATACGGAGGGGCTCTCGGCCGAGCGCTTCCAGCAGGTGCTCTCGGCCGTCGCGGACGACCCCGACCGGGCCGCCGAGCGCATCGTCGTCAGCGAAGCGTACGACTTCGACGAGCAGGCCGAGGCCGTGAAGGACACCGAGGGGTTCGCGGAGCGCGCGGACCTCATCGTCCTCGACTCCGCGACGGGGTTCTACCGTCTGCGGCGAACCGAAGAGGGCGGCGAGGACGGCGAGGCGCTCCGCGACGTCGCCAGACAGGTGACGCACCTCCTCTCGCTGGCGCGGCGACACGACCTCGCGGTGCTCGTGACGAACCAGGTGTACACGGACCCGGAGGCCGAGCGGACGCGACCGCTCGGCGGGCAGACGCTCGAGCACTGGACGGCGACGGTCGTCCGCTTGGAGCGCTTCCGGGGCGACGCCCGGCGCGCGGTCCTCGAGAAGCACCGCGCGAAGCCGACCGGGGAGCGCGCGCGCTTCTCGATCACGGACGCGGGCATCGAGGCGGCGGGCGACGGCACGGGCGTCTAGCGAAGTGTCCGAACCGCGTCGAAAAAGCGGGAACGGTCGAGGACCGACTTAGAGTTCGCCGAGTTTGCGGAGGAGCTGACCCTGGTACTCCTCGTCGGACTGGATGCCCTTCTTCTCGAGGACGTTCCGCTCGAGCGTGTCGAGCGCCATGTAGAAGGCGTTGTCCGCGCCGTAGCCCTCGCCGGTGCCGGCGGCCTGGCCCTTGTTGGTGCGCAGGCGGATCTGGCACTGGATGAGCGGCGTGCCGCGCAGGCGCTCCTTGTGCTCGTGGAAGCGGACGTGCGCGTGCTGGACGGTCATCTTCGAGTACTTGCCGGCGACCTTCTCGATGCCGTCGCGGACGTCCTCGCGGGAGATGGTGTCGAGGAGGTCGATGTTCGTGATCTGGACGTCCATGTGCTCCTCCTCGGTGTAGGAGAGCGC carries:
- the radB gene encoding DNA repair and recombination protein RadB; the encoded protein is MEPLTTGCAPLDALLGGGVERGAVTQVYGPPGAGKTNVALSTAAHAAAAGMTVVYVDTEGLSAERFQQVLSAVADDPDRAAERIVVSEAYDFDEQAEAVKDTEGFAERADLIVLDSATGFYRLRRTEEGGEDGEALRDVARQVTHLLSLARRHDLAVLVTNQVYTDPEAERTRPLGGQTLEHWTATVVRLERFRGDARRAVLEKHRAKPTGERARFSITDAGIEAAGDGTGV